One Diospyros lotus cultivar Yz01 chromosome 1, ASM1463336v1, whole genome shotgun sequence genomic window carries:
- the LOC127787488 gene encoding aquaporin PIP1-2: MEGKEEDVRLGANKFSERQPIGTAAQGGDKDYREPPPAPFLFEPGELTSWSFYRAGIAEFVATFLFLYITVLTVMGVVRSPSKCSTVGIQGIAWAFGGMIFALVYCTAGISGGHINPAVTFGLLLARKLSLTRAVFYMMMQCFGAICGAGVVKGFQKNPYEMLGGGANVVNPGYTKGDGLGAEIVGTFVLVYTVFSATDAKRSARDSHVPILAPLPIGFAVFLVHLATIPITGTGINPARSLGAAIIYNKDHAWDDHWIFWVGPFIGAALAALYHQVVIRAIPFKSK; the protein is encoded by the exons atggaggggAAGGAAGAAGATGTGAGATTGGGAGCCAACAAGTTCTCGGAGAGGCAGCCGATCGGGACGGCGGCGCAGGGCGGGGACAAGGACTACAGGGAGCCGCCGCCGGCGCCCTTTCTCTTCGAGCCTGGCGAGCTGACGTCGTGGTCGTTCTACCGCGCGGGGATCGCCGAGTTCGTGGCCACGTTTCTATTCCTCTACATCACCGTTCTGACGGTGATGGGCGTCGTCAGGTCGCCGTCCAAGTGCTCCACCGTTGGCATCCAAGGCATCGCCTGGGCCTTCGGTGGCATGATCTTCGCCCTCGTCTACTGCACTGCCGGCATCTCAG GGGGGCACATTAATCCGGCGGTTACGTTCGGGCTTCTGCTGGCGAGGAAGTTGTCGTTGACGAGGGCGGTGTTCTACATGATGATGCAGTGCTTTGGGGCAATATGCGGCGCTGGAGTGGTGAAGGGTTTCCAGAAGAATCCGTACGAGATGCTGGGCGGCGGGGCCAACGTTGTCAATCCCGGTTACACCAAAGGCGACGGCCTCGGAGCAGAGATCGTCGGCACCTTCGTCCTCGTCTACACCGTCTTCTCCGCCACCGACGCCAAGCGCAGCGCCCGCGACTCCCATGTCCCC ATACTGGCGCCATTACCAATTGGGTTCGCCGTGTTCTTGGTTCACCTGGCTACCATCCCCATCACCGGCACCGGCATCAACCCGGCGAGAAGCCTTGGTGCAGCGATCATCTACAACAAGGACCACGCCTGGGACGACCAC TGGATCTTCTGGGTGGGGCCATTCATCGGGGCGGCGCTGGCAGCTCTGTACCACCAGGTGGTGATCAGAGCCATCCCCTTCAAGTCCAAGTGA
- the LOC127812527 gene encoding WUSCHEL-related homeobox 7-like, which translates to MEHDHGMSGFCVKPRGGAAGGGGGGAKCGRWNPTAEQVKVLTDLFRSGLRTPSTDQIQKISSQLSFYGKIESKNVFYWFQNHKARERQKRRRVSLPEHHQHHDQSLREDKVSSAKHFVDSNQIPDPTGRVIETLQLFPLSSFGESDSDKLRRLYSGDFKELSETDHHPPLDLRLSFM; encoded by the exons ATGGAACATGATCATGGAATGTCAGGCTTTTGTGTCAAGCCACGCGGTGGCGCAGctggtggcggtggcggtggcgctAAGTGTGGACGGTGGAATCCTACGGCCGAACAGGTTAAAGTTCTGACTGACCTGTTCAGGTCCGGACTCCGAACCCCGAGCACTGATCAGATCCAAAAGATATCTTCTCAGCTGAGCTTCTATGGCAAGATCGAGAGTAAGAATGTATTTTACTGGTTTCAAAACCATAAAGCCAGAGAAAGACAGAAGCGCCGCAGAGTTTCGCTTCCTGAACATCATCAACACCACGATCAGAGCCTCAGAGAAGACAAGGTTTCTTCTGCAAAAC ATTTTGTAGATTCAAATCAAATTCCGGATCCCACCGGAAGAGTGATCGAAACTTTGCAGCTATTTCCTTTGAGCTCGTTCGGCGAATCAGACTCCGACAAGTTGAGGAGGCTGTATTCAGGCGATTTCAAGGAGCTCTCCGAAACGGATCATCATCCGCCTTTGGATCTGCGTTTAAGCTTCATGTAA